A window of the Candidatus Poribacteria bacterium genome harbors these coding sequences:
- a CDS encoding prepilin-type N-terminal cleavage/methylation domain-containing protein, producing MRSHISRLTLHADGFTLLELLVAVSILIIIGGASYTAFNVALDVYQKSESRIVMTQKCRIALERVATDLSNLQAVQGDESLVIVSQDNPIEEGINRDLISFVTLIHIDPDPFLAELNAANQTVVADEDLNQDNFVSDVQRIAYYIGEDTARQIGSEQENRTEVGGEFLTADSEVESGLALYRLSTTALEVETVIQPLLDSQSLPTEDEAGNPIYVNIVPIIDQITSFDVRYYDGEEWYESWDDTEMIPTSVVVWITVGGGNSQQSENTSSSTITQSTMVYLPMSVNFSEQPPGGAAAGPGG from the coding sequence ATGAGATCTCACATTTCACGGCTTACGCTCCACGCCGACGGTTTTACCTTACTTGAATTGCTCGTCGCTGTCAGTATCCTAATCATTATTGGAGGTGCCTCCTACACGGCGTTTAATGTTGCCTTGGATGTTTATCAAAAATCTGAATCACGGATTGTAATGACACAGAAATGTCGAATAGCGTTGGAGCGCGTTGCCACAGACTTGAGCAATCTGCAAGCTGTACAAGGCGATGAGTCTCTTGTCATTGTGTCGCAGGATAATCCGATCGAGGAAGGGATTAATCGGGATTTAATCAGTTTTGTGACGTTGATTCATATCGATCCCGACCCGTTTCTCGCTGAATTGAATGCAGCAAACCAAACGGTGGTAGCAGATGAGGATCTCAATCAGGATAACTTTGTAAGCGATGTCCAGCGAATCGCTTACTATATTGGAGAAGATACCGCTCGACAGATTGGGAGCGAACAAGAAAATAGGACAGAGGTGGGTGGTGAGTTTTTGACAGCAGATAGTGAAGTGGAGAGTGGATTAGCCCTTTACCGACTTTCGACGACGGCGTTGGAGGTGGAAACCGTTATTCAACCGCTGCTTGATTCGCAGAGCCTCCCCACCGAGGATGAAGCGGGGAATCCAATCTATGTGAATATTGTTCCAATCATCGATCAGATTACTTCCTTCGATGTGCGATACTACGATGGCGAAGAGTGGTATGAGTCGTGGGACGACACCGAGATGATTCCGACATCTGTTGTTGTTTGGATAACTGTTGGGGGTGGAAACAGTCAGCAGAGCGAGAATACCAGCAGCAGTACAATAACCCAATCGACAATGGTTTATCTTCCAATGAGCGTGAACTTCAGTGAACAACCGCCCGGTGGAGCCGCCGCTGGACCAGGTGGATGA
- a CDS encoding prepilin-type N-terminal cleavage/methylation domain-containing protein, translating to MNPLNNLISLFRRSGDDKNGFTLIEIVVTLAILSLALPTLLRSFTEAAKGQALAENRTTALYLLKFRLAAVEAEGYPDIGEENGEFGEDSRFRWHSDVQDVELDEIEGLRSVTVTVTWQERGRERLVSASTYLADRQIPQDQAQGGQQGQGSGG from the coding sequence ATGAATCCTCTGAATAATCTAATCTCACTTTTCCGCCGATCTGGGGACGACAAAAACGGCTTTACCCTAATCGAAATCGTCGTCACATTAGCCATTTTGTCACTAGCCCTGCCGACGTTACTCCGTTCCTTTACGGAAGCGGCCAAAGGGCAAGCACTGGCGGAAAACAGAACAACCGCCTTGTATCTCCTTAAATTTCGGTTGGCGGCGGTTGAGGCCGAGGGTTATCCGGATATCGGCGAAGAGAATGGTGAATTTGGAGAGGATTCACGGTTCCGTTGGCATTCAGATGTTCAAGATGTGGAATTGGATGAGATTGAAGGGCTACGCTCAGTTACCGTTACCGTCACATGGCAGGAGCGTGGCAGAGAAAGGCTAGTTTCAGCGAGCACCTATCTCGCAGACCGTCAGATACCACAGGATCAGGCACAGGGTGGTCAACAGGGACAAGGGAGCGGCGGATGA
- a CDS encoding prepilin-type N-terminal cleavage/methylation domain-containing protein, whose product MHLPNRILRSERGSTRCNSCSLHGKEELYPLIPNGFTLIEIMIVLALIAILSSIAMPSLRGFAASTRLKSTAHAIRDMLNFARDMAITERAAYLVVFDLTTNRYWLASNETFNLGDPSTPLTASSSSLRPAQQPTADQGNTTLQQMSPSRTNAILGIPQKPGHNVSLARMITNHNFQTIQINTGVDYIYFSPTGSSEDTVLYIQDQRSKTMSITVENATGRVRLEKINSQQLETLELTDESSE is encoded by the coding sequence ATGCACTTACCCAACCGGATTTTGCGTTCAGAAAGGGGTTCAACCCGATGCAACAGTTGTTCCCTACATGGTAAGGAGGAGTTATATCCGCTCATCCCAAATGGCTTTACGCTGATTGAGATCATGATCGTGCTTGCGTTGATCGCAATTCTCTCCTCTATTGCGATGCCATCTCTACGTGGATTCGCCGCATCAACGCGCTTGAAATCCACCGCCCACGCCATCCGAGATATGCTCAACTTTGCGCGTGATATGGCAATTACTGAGCGGGCAGCTTACCTCGTTGTGTTTGATTTGACGACAAACCGCTACTGGCTTGCCTCCAACGAAACTTTCAATCTCGGAGACCCGTCCACGCCTCTAACCGCGAGTTCTTCAAGTTTGCGACCCGCCCAACAACCAACCGCAGATCAAGGCAACACAACATTGCAGCAAATGTCTCCTTCACGAACAAACGCAATCCTCGGAATACCACAGAAACCGGGGCATAACGTGAGTTTAGCACGCATGATCACGAATCATAATTTTCAGACTATTCAAATAAATACCGGTGTGGATTATATCTACTTTTCTCCAACAGGCTCGTCGGAGGACACCGTCCTATATATTCAAGATCAGCGCAGTAAAACAATGTCTATAACAGTCGAAAACGCAACGGGACGGGTGCGTCTTGAAAAAATTAACTCGCAGCAACTTGAAACGTTGGAGTTGACAGATGAATCCTCTGAATAA
- a CDS encoding type II secretion system F family protein: MPRFRYEALTTTGTVVTNTQEASSKAELVSKLKVMGYWPTSIVEDSAETQDRKGIHIPFLPTRIKATEVEFFTYQMATLINAHVPLSRALGVTLEQITSVELKRVVEQVKYDVEHGSPLNDALAQHPRVFSELYVNMVRAGEAGGVLGVVLERLAEFAERQRLLKTEVTSALFYPAILLALSVGAVAVLMTFVIPKFTGMFAELDVALPGPTRFLIGVTNFLSVYWWIILIAIIGGVVGLRQYIRTESGQLAFDRVKLKLPIIGIIFSNFALVRFTRTMATLLENGVILLPALRVVKDTIGNLVYGNAVASAEQEIERGSTLSRELERSAVFPPLLTHMVAIGEESGDPEQMLTKLSTYYDLEIKKNLERLTNSIGPVVILLMGLLIGFIAVAMILPIFEASTSISG; encoded by the coding sequence ATGCCAAGATTCCGTTACGAAGCTCTGACGACCACTGGAACGGTGGTCACCAATACACAAGAAGCGAGCAGTAAGGCTGAACTTGTGTCGAAACTGAAGGTGATGGGATATTGGCCCACAAGCATCGTTGAGGATAGTGCAGAAACTCAAGATCGAAAAGGGATTCATATTCCTTTCTTACCTACTCGGATTAAGGCGACAGAGGTTGAGTTTTTCACCTATCAGATGGCGACGTTGATTAACGCCCACGTTCCGTTATCTCGCGCTTTGGGGGTGACGCTAGAACAGATTACGAGCGTCGAGCTCAAGCGGGTCGTTGAGCAGGTCAAATATGATGTCGAACACGGCTCACCGCTTAACGATGCACTTGCACAGCATCCGAGGGTATTTTCCGAGTTGTATGTCAATATGGTAAGAGCGGGCGAAGCGGGTGGGGTTCTCGGTGTCGTGTTGGAACGGCTCGCTGAGTTTGCCGAAAGACAACGGCTTCTCAAAACTGAAGTGACCTCTGCCTTGTTCTACCCCGCCATTTTGCTGGCGTTAAGCGTCGGTGCGGTGGCGGTTTTGATGACATTTGTTATCCCTAAATTCACCGGTATGTTCGCAGAGTTGGATGTTGCATTGCCCGGTCCGACACGATTTCTTATTGGCGTTACTAATTTCTTAAGTGTTTACTGGTGGATCATTTTAATTGCGATAATTGGCGGCGTCGTGGGACTCAGACAGTATATTCGCACGGAAAGCGGACAGCTGGCTTTTGATCGAGTGAAACTCAAACTCCCGATTATTGGGATAATCTTCAGTAACTTTGCACTGGTACGGTTTACGCGAACAATGGCAACGCTGCTTGAAAATGGCGTGATACTGCTGCCGGCACTTCGCGTTGTCAAGGATACCATCGGCAATTTGGTTTACGGGAACGCGGTCGCAAGTGCGGAACAAGAAATCGAGCGCGGATCGACTTTGTCACGAGAATTGGAGCGAAGTGCTGTCTTCCCGCCGCTACTGACCCACATGGTTGCGATTGGTGAGGAATCCGGCGATCCTGAACAGATGCTGACGAAACTATCAACATATTACGATCTGGAAATCAAGAAAAATCTAGAACGACTTACCAACTCAATTGGTCCCGTGGTGATTCTATTAATGGGGTTACTGATTGGATTTATTGCAGTTGCGATGATCCTTCCGATCTTTGAAGCCAGCACCTCGATCAGTGGATAG
- the gspG gene encoding type II secretion system major pseudopilin GspG, with protein sequence MFKQLKSDESGLTLIEITIVIVILGLLASFIAPRVLNAPDKAKVAKAKMEISALENALEMYAIEIGDYPTVEQNLQALWQMPNPQPENWSGPYINKPVFTDPWGNNYIYVYPGLHEGYSYDLYSFGKDGREGGTDFNADITNWIQEIDQ encoded by the coding sequence ATGTTCAAACAGTTAAAATCAGATGAATCGGGGCTGACGCTTATTGAAATTACGATTGTTATTGTTATTCTCGGTCTGTTGGCGAGCTTTATTGCACCGCGGGTCTTGAATGCGCCGGATAAGGCAAAGGTCGCCAAAGCCAAGATGGAGATTAGCGCTTTGGAAAACGCGTTAGAGATGTATGCGATCGAAATCGGAGACTATCCAACGGTAGAACAAAATCTACAGGCACTGTGGCAAATGCCCAATCCGCAACCCGAAAATTGGAGTGGTCCTTATATTAACAAACCAGTTTTCACAGATCCATGGGGCAACAATTACATCTATGTCTATCCCGGCCTTCATGAAGGTTACAGTTACGACCTCTATTCGTTTGGTAAGGATGGCAGGGAAGGAGGTACAGACTTCAACGCTGACATCACAAACTGGATTCAGGAGATAGATCAATAA
- a CDS encoding helix-hairpin-helix domain-containing protein, which translates to MESRKGAPFHLRCKSPLHTCECGLSLISTLWLLTVLSVLATHFLYSIRLEQRAQANFADRIKLHYAAKAGFERAIVMLRGDETPYDSLGENWADGLEEQIGDAVASVNALTYRVRITDEGAKININTVDVSMIEGLLTLMGYQQPEITEQPLSQAIEEGRPYRTVRDLARVPGVTPDLLYGAAGPSATEAVGSGIAAEAAGTQQSVPGLVDLVTVYSIDKNTDANGNPRVNINNADGQQLTQIRGNNNQLVFSQGEKDALVQQREFDSISDLIDATAVTEQVFNNIREQISVESNEEEENIVNINTADAGRLETLDGIDEGIADRIIDHRNSQGNFQNVDQLKEVKLITEEEFSSIVDQITTKDEAVVSGFININTAPQEILQLLPGMDADKAGAIISRRESEPEDSERAETLAEAGTEGNPFESISQLLEVEGIDMDTFRQIAELVTYRSHGFLIETEGIDNLGKTVASCAGALDRTGEQIVTKYWRQN; encoded by the coding sequence ATGGAAAGCAGGAAAGGCGCACCATTTCATCTCAGATGCAAATCGCCGCTACACACCTGCGAGTGTGGACTTTCTCTTATTTCGACGCTCTGGCTGCTGACAGTTCTCTCCGTCCTTGCAACCCATTTTTTATATTCAATTCGTTTGGAGCAGCGGGCGCAGGCAAATTTCGCAGATCGAATAAAGCTCCATTACGCAGCAAAAGCGGGATTTGAAAGGGCAATTGTGATGCTGCGTGGGGATGAAACCCCTTACGATTCACTCGGCGAAAATTGGGCGGACGGGCTAGAGGAACAGATCGGAGATGCCGTCGCCTCCGTAAATGCTCTTACTTACCGTGTTAGAATCACTGACGAAGGTGCCAAGATCAACATCAACACCGTAGATGTCAGTATGATTGAAGGTCTATTGACTCTCATGGGTTATCAACAACCGGAGATAACAGAACAACCACTTTCTCAGGCGATTGAAGAGGGAAGACCCTACCGCACCGTGCGAGACCTAGCGCGAGTCCCAGGCGTGACACCAGATCTGTTATACGGAGCTGCAGGTCCCAGTGCAACCGAGGCTGTAGGTAGCGGGATAGCGGCGGAGGCAGCTGGGACCCAACAGAGCGTTCCCGGATTGGTCGATCTGGTAACAGTATATTCAATCGACAAAAATACCGATGCCAACGGCAATCCACGCGTTAATATTAACAATGCGGATGGACAACAGTTGACACAGATTCGAGGGAACAACAATCAGCTCGTCTTCTCTCAAGGGGAAAAGGACGCATTGGTCCAACAGCGTGAGTTCGATAGTATCAGCGATCTGATTGATGCAACAGCGGTCACGGAGCAGGTTTTTAACAACATTCGTGAACAGATTAGTGTGGAAAGCAATGAAGAAGAGGAGAATATCGTCAACATCAACACCGCCGATGCCGGGCGGTTGGAGACGTTAGACGGTATTGATGAGGGTATCGCCGATCGGATTATCGACCACCGTAACAGCCAAGGCAACTTCCAAAATGTTGATCAACTCAAAGAAGTTAAACTGATAACGGAGGAAGAGTTTAGCAGCATTGTGGATCAGATTACCACAAAGGATGAGGCAGTAGTCAGCGGTTTCATCAACATCAACACGGCACCGCAAGAGATATTACAACTGTTGCCCGGCATGGACGCGGACAAAGCGGGTGCAATTATCAGCCGTCGTGAATCGGAACCTGAAGACAGTGAGCGGGCAGAGACATTGGCGGAAGCAGGGACTGAGGGGAATCCTTTTGAGAGCATCAGTCAACTCCTTGAGGTCGAGGGGATTGATATGGACACTTTCCGTCAGATTGCAGAGTTAGTTACCTATCGCTCGCACGGTTTTCTCATTGAAACTGAAGGGATTGACAATCTCGGCAAAACAGTTGCCTCTTGCGCTGGTGCCCTTGATCGCACCGGGGAACAGATTGTGACTAAGTATTGGAGACAGAACTAG